CTTCATGCATATCGCTGGTGCAAATATTTCCGGACAGGGAAGAACTGGTAGAGGCTGTGTCGCCAATTGTTACGGAGGAATGGGGGCATTTTCGTATGGTATTAAAAGAATTAAAAAAGCGCAACTTGAAATTGGGAAAACAACGTAATGATGTTTATGTGCAAGCCCTCAAATTTCAAATAAAAGGTGGCAACCGCGATCAGCAATTGTTAGAAAAATTATTGATGTGTGCCCTCATAGAAGCCAGAAGCTGCGAACGTTTCAGGTTGTTGAGTGAAGGGCTTGAAGATGCCGCTTTACGCAGTTTTTATCACGAATTTATGGTTAGTGAAGCGGGACATTACACCCTGTTTATCGAACTTGCGAATACTTATTGTGGGAAGGAAAAAGTGAAAATTCGCTGGCAACAATGGTTGGATTATGAAGCGGAGGTCATGAAAAAAATGGAATTAAGTGGCTCAAACATCCACTAAATCAGCATGCTGCACAATATTTTAACTGCTTTTTCGTCATATTATCTATTCAAAAAATGTTATTAAACAGTTGGTATTTAAGGTATAATGCCCTGGCTAATTACCCAAATAACGAAAATCCATATATTCGTACTTTAAATCAGCAAAACAGCAAAAAATACAGCCTTATGAATGAAATGCAAGACAACAATTTAACCCTCAGGGATATTCAACTTGAGCAAGCGCGGTTTATGACCAGAGTATATACCTGGATGGCATTTGCTTTAACCATTACCGGTGCAATTGCTTATATCGTTGCAGGAACACCAAGTTTGGTTTACGCAATTGTGAGCAACCAACTTTTATTTTTTGGATTAATCATCGCTGAAATTGTTTTAGTGGGTTATCTCGCTACGGCAGTTGCAAAAATGTCAGCCCAACGTGCCACAGCATTATTTATCGGATATGCCGTTTTAAACGGATTAACCCTTTCGGTTATATTTTTGGCCTACACACTTGGTTCTATAGCTTCTACATTTTTTGTAACAGCGGGAACATTCGGAATAATGAGTGCTTATGGCTATTTTACGAAAAAAGATTTAACCTCAATGGGTAATTTATTAATGATGGCATTACTCGGATTAATTATTGCCTCAGTAGTAAATATCTTTTTGAAAAGTGAAATGTTATACTGGATTGCCACTTATGCGGGTATTTTAATTTTTGTGGGTTTAACAGCTTATGATACGCAAAAAATTAAAAACATGAATATTATAGGCAATGAAGGCACTGAAGAAGATAGAAAAGAAGCGGTAATGGGTGCCCTTATACTTTACCTCGATTTTATTAATTTATTTTTAATGCTGTTGCGTTTATTCGGAAGAAGAAAATAAACAATTGCAAATTATATATAAAGCGCCGTCAGGAAACTTTCGGCGCTTTTTATTTTTCGGAATAGGGTTCAATAAATTTAATATTACGTTGCAAGCCGGTAAATTTTGTTCTTTTTACTGCAGATTTTTTAAAGAGTAGATTAAATACTTCCGCAGTAATTTCTTCCCAGTCCTGTTGCTCCATTTCCTCCAATTGTGCACTTGCATTAAACTTAGGTTCCTGATGTTTTGTTGAAAAACGATTCCAGGGGCAAACCGTTTGACAAATATCACAACCAAATATCCAATTGTCCATTTTACCTGCAAACTGCTCAGGAATATTAGTATCTTTTAATTCGATGGTTAAATAGGAAATACATTTAGATGCATCTATCTGATAAGGTGTATCTAATGCACCGGTTGGGCAGGCTTCAAAAATATGTAATCCCGGCAACTGCATGGCAATTAATTTATCCTGCAACTCTCCCTTCAATCGGTTATAAAATATAGATGATTTTGCATTGGCACCCATGGCCGAAATAATCAAATACTGACGGGCATTATTATTTTTCGCCAGTTTGGCAATACGTAATGGTCGGTACATATCCGCTTCGCGATAGGCTTCCTTGTTATTATTTACATTTTTATTTGTAGTTCCCAAACAACAATACACATCTGCGTTTGCATAAAGTGCTGCATAATTTTCCAGGTCGGAAAAATCAGTTAAAATATTTGGCTTATCATTAAGTTGGTAGATTTGTTTGCAGACAAAACATTACTTCATCATAATAATTATCGTTACATAATTATTGTAACAATACAGACCAGTTAATCCCGAAGCGCCAAACAATAGTGCACGATGGTTGCACACATAGGAAGGCGTTTAAACTTTTATTCCGAAAGCAGGAGAAATATATGCTGCTGCGAAAAAAAGAAAGCTGCTGATATTTCCTATGGTAATTCCCAGTTATAAAGATAAAACTTTCAATTTTATTTCCGGATAATGAATCACCTCGGTTCTGTATTGTGCAAACCTTGCGGAATAGTTTCGGCAGTATGAAGAAACTATAAGAATATTCAATAAGCCTTATTAGTAATCCTGACGTTTTCCAGTTAAGGAGCGTTTTGTTTCTAGGCTGTTACATTATACACCTTAGCAGGTAAGGGCGACCGATGGTATTATTTTTAATAATTGTTTTATAGGTGATTTTTTGGCGGAGCGTTAATTGATGTATTTTATTGGTAGGTTGTCCGCTTCATTCCAAGCAGCATAAATGGCGCTGAGATTGCGGGATTCTTTTTTCCGTAAAATCGGCCCGAATTTTCCAGCTTATCCGGTAACCGTAAATCATCCGATCCAAAAATGATTATATTTTCGTTCGCATAATCAATACCTAAATTTCTGGCAACCCGCTGCGCCGCTGTTTGGTAGGTAATTGTAATGGAATTATTGTGCTATGAGTTGCTGCAATTGATTACATAGTTAAATGAATTATCAGTGCACCGCAATAATCGATAACAATTAATTCCCAATTAGTCGATAACTTTGATTTATGATCTCTCTATAGCATCAGGAAGATACTTTCCGAGTGTAAACAGGGCATAATTATGGAAAAACGTGGGTTAGTCATTTTTAAAAATTGCGGACTTCCCTTTCTCACATTTAATATAACAAATTAGAGAATCCGATGTATTTTATATTCATACCACCAAATTTTCTGATGGCAAAATCGCGTTTTACGGGGAATAAATTTTCAATAATAAAACAGGACTGTCATTGCACACCTTTATCAGATACCACTTCTTCATCAAATATTTTCCCGAGGACACGGGTGGATGTTCAACAATGTATTCCGGAATAAACCTAGCTACTCCGGCTCCTTTCCGTAAAGGCGTCAGTAAGCATAACAAATTCTTCGCGGTATCGCCATAAGTAGTAGCCAGCCCGATCGTTCCATCAAAGTGATTTTACCATCGTAAGCCGATTTTGCGAATTACCATTTCCGATACTCACCTTTGCTGTTGAACAGATGATATGGTTTGTAACCGTTACAGGATATTGTTTAAGCTTAGCTGCTGTTCAAGTGGTGGGATTTTAAATGAAAAATATCAATTTCCGGATAATTGTCTGCCGTTTGAATAATTGTTGAATAAAATCCGGCGCGGAGTTTAAATCATCAACACCGATACATCAATTCGCCTGGGCATTGGCCATATGGCATTACGGCTTTTCGGTTCACTTTTGCATACATGGGAGTCAAGCGAATATCAGTATTTTGCATACTTATTGCGAAGTACTATAGTATCTGATTTGTAAATCAGTAATCTGGGTGCACAACAAATTAAATTGTCAAATCTGGGTTCCAGCAATCTGGCAGGTCAAATATCTGCCGTTAATGGTCGACAGCGGATGCTCAAGTTCTTCCGTTTGGTTTCTGCCTGCCGAAATAAAATATTACCAACAGTTTGAGCGGCAGAGTAAAATAAACATAATCATTAATGGCCATACGACAGACTGCCCCAAGATGATATTCACCCATCGCCAAATAAAATTATAAAACACCATAAATAGCAACAAGGTAAATGGCGTCAGATACGGTTGAGTTTGGTAGAAATTATGATGGTAAAAAATAGGAACAAACAATCCAAAAATGGAACCAGTAAATCTGTAGGATTTGTCTGCAAAAAAATTAATAGGACTAAACAAAAATTGCAAAATAATAAACGGATAATCACATTACCATATCCATATAGCTAGTCCACATAACATTACCATAACTTAACGAGGCCTGCACTTAGCGGTTGCAATTAAGGATTCAGCCGTAGTTGAAGGAGATAATGGTTGTTCTACCGGAAACATATCGCAAAACGTCTAGATAACCTTATAATCGTAGTAAACAATGGCCCCACCATAAGGGGATCTTACAGCAACGCAGTTTATAAGCTGCCAGTTGGCGAGCTTTGAGCACGGAAATACCATCACGATTAATTGCACAACAGATAGCACAAATTAAATACTGCCAATAATTAAAGATT
This portion of the Bacteroidota bacterium genome encodes:
- a CDS encoding Bax inhibitor-1/YccA family protein, translated to MNEMQDNNLTLRDIQLEQARFMTRVYTWMAFALTITGAIAYIVAGTPSLVYAIVSNQLLFFGLIIAEIVLVGYLATAVAKMSAQRATALFIGYAVLNGLTLSVIFLAYTLGSIASTFFVTAGTFGIMSAYGYFTKKDLTSMGNLLMMALLGLIIASVVNIFLKSEMLYWIATYAGILIFVGLTAYDTQKIKNMNIIGNEGTEEDRKEAVMGALILYLDFINLFLMLLRLFGRRK